A genomic region of Bernardetia sp. ABR2-2B contains the following coding sequences:
- a CDS encoding lamin tail domain-containing protein: MQLALLKKLTLVLFLFVGISSQAYAQIPFTENFNAFRGAGFAPTPAAGQLDSDVWKVTGLSSAPNEIAFGDTSPTSGDFARGASTGTEGTGGIYSFDIDTPNENYTLGVQPGGSDFTPGTFVARVQNNTGAVLTSVDVSYDVYYNNDQARANSFNFSYSSDDVAYTDVTALDFISPAGSDGLGWQTVARTTTITGLSIANGDYLYIRWTGDDETGSGSRDEFALDNVSVTSSTPSTLFFSEYIEGSSSNKALELYNPTGASVDLTDYRIELYTNGNTTIQNSLDLTGTLAAGATYVIANAGADAAVTGAADITSNITFFNGDDVLLLKESGTVIDAIGQLGVDPGSGWTVGTGATNEFTLRRDCAVTFGDTDETDAYTPIDWVVFPRDTFDGLGEHCPTAPTATITITGTPLTAFTTTALNVPSAEQSYQVSGTSLTTDITVTAPANFEVSRTTAAGFAGSVTIPFADANAGNVDIFVRYNPTAGTSHSGDITNASTGATTQNVAVTGSVPPSLITIAVARTRPDGEIVVIEGVLTAADQFGGPAFIQDATGGIAVFDNGSGLHDGTYPIGQSLRIQATRSSFQNQIQLGNVTSVTDLGAGTPVTPQVITLDQLDAHRGELITISNADFPQPGDLLFGNSNYTVTNGANSGAVRIDVDTDLAGDVNYTQPTTCDVTGVVGYFQTAPQLLPRFRTDLPCATPYVSSTASTFTSCISGAKTLEVSAFNIEWFGDSGNSPASSDAEQKDSVKVIIKANNADIYTLVEIVDIPLMQQLANELTAETADTWDILFSDFVSNPPLNGTQQRVGFLYKSNVIDPIFSYAMLQSIHPSYNGGDDSALTGYPADRDRLWASGRLPFWMRANVTLNGSSEEVDFIVIHGRANSSSDAQGRYDMRRYDVTVLEDSIRNNSMLIGKKIILAGDYNDDVDVTVADIPSTLTSFDAFTTRPTDYTIVSEALSLAGRRSYVFRENMIDHITASNELASGYIPNSVSVGYEFYDGDYTSTVSDHFLVSARFEIVPIASCNFVATANSSSQITLDWTDSTNIENSYVVEMSLDGTTGWTAITGSPFATNSINAVVTGLNASTQYFFRVRAEESASNFSEWVFANATTLALPPTPPTVVTLSPVDDATNVAITTDLVVTFDRNIQAGTGNITVTDGTTPLTFPIAGNADATVTISNDELSIDLTANLLNNTSYDVLIDAGAVEEAGTGADFAGLVAGNWNFTTVATTTGGGGGTTSVGTPTNFDAIAISTSQINLTWTAVTGAAGYVLYRDNVVVATLGNVASFEDTGLNADTFYSYKLVATNGNVQSDPIQTNARTFPTAPSVISVINACAGSTGIMNVSSTGVVYRIYSDSISTTPLFEIDNNEIVTPVLTQTTTFYVSVLSNGLESERTAIEVVVNALPTANILEESIFSCAATATLTAEEVTGATYTWLLNGTSLETTTASSFEVTRSGNYQVRVTLNGCSTTSGFTSVRLNFVPLAEINQGTLVRACNDSVLLTAKDAGTDATYEWVSNNVVLGNTASVSVSESGNYTLRVTQNGCTATDEITVEITTFNSNVTVLASKTDFCPTEEVTLSVENPETDVTYTWMRNGRSVNVMGAEYTTSNQGEYSVQVSKNNCTVRSSESVTIKRIALEPVYLRINDDVLSVESITPITNVVWFLDNEENTALEGQMSFTPDVTGYYSARVTFDTGCENTTRTAYYKVPDVVTGEEEIIDVETIVYPNPSNTGIFRVQLSSSIVSDVTFTVTDNIGRVLESKTIKANETSALQTIDLSQYAAGMYALTIDTEQGTVIKKIIIE, translated from the coding sequence ATGCAATTAGCATTACTAAAAAAGCTAACACTTGTCTTATTTCTTTTCGTAGGAATAAGTAGTCAAGCTTATGCACAAATTCCATTTACAGAAAACTTCAATGCCTTTAGAGGAGCAGGTTTTGCGCCTACTCCAGCTGCAGGTCAGTTAGATTCAGATGTGTGGAAAGTTACAGGTTTATCAAGCGCACCAAATGAAATTGCTTTTGGAGATACTTCTCCAACTTCAGGAGATTTTGCTAGAGGAGCTTCTACAGGCACAGAAGGTACGGGAGGTATTTATTCTTTTGATATAGATACTCCTAACGAAAATTACACATTAGGAGTACAGCCTGGAGGAAGTGATTTTACACCAGGGACGTTTGTAGCGAGAGTGCAAAACAATACAGGAGCAGTTCTTACTTCGGTAGATGTTTCTTATGATGTTTATTATAACAACGACCAAGCTCGTGCAAATTCATTTAATTTTTCATACTCTTCTGATGATGTTGCATATACAGACGTAACAGCCTTAGATTTTATATCTCCTGCTGGTTCAGATGGACTAGGTTGGCAAACAGTAGCAAGAACAACTACTATAACAGGGCTTTCTATTGCTAATGGAGATTATCTTTATATTAGATGGACTGGAGATGATGAAACTGGTAGTGGTAGTAGAGATGAGTTTGCGTTGGATAATGTTTCTGTTACCTCATCCACTCCTTCTACTTTATTCTTTTCAGAGTATATAGAAGGTTCTAGTAGTAATAAAGCTCTTGAGCTTTACAATCCTACTGGGGCATCAGTAGATTTAACAGATTACAGAATAGAACTTTATACAAATGGTAACACTACTATTCAAAATTCTTTAGATTTGACAGGAACTCTTGCTGCAGGTGCTACTTATGTAATAGCAAACGCTGGAGCAGATGCTGCTGTAACAGGAGCTGCAGATATTACAAGTAATATTACTTTTTTTAATGGAGACGACGTTCTTTTATTAAAGGAGTCAGGTACAGTTATAGATGCTATTGGACAGCTAGGAGTAGATCCTGGGAGTGGCTGGACTGTAGGCACTGGTGCTACTAATGAATTTACACTTCGTCGTGATTGTGCTGTAACATTTGGTGATACTGACGAAACAGATGCTTATACTCCTATAGATTGGGTTGTCTTTCCACGAGATACTTTTGATGGATTAGGTGAGCATTGTCCAACAGCTCCAACAGCTACAATCACAATTACAGGCACACCACTAACAGCATTTACAACTACTGCTCTTAATGTGCCTTCTGCTGAACAGTCTTATCAAGTAAGTGGTACTAGCCTTACTACTGATATTACAGTTACTGCACCAGCTAATTTTGAAGTTTCACGTACTACTGCAGCAGGTTTTGCAGGTAGTGTAACTATTCCTTTTGCTGATGCAAATGCAGGTAACGTAGATATTTTCGTTCGTTATAATCCAACTGCAGGTACTTCGCATAGTGGAGATATTACAAATGCAAGTACAGGAGCTACTACTCAAAATGTAGCTGTAACAGGAAGTGTACCTCCATCTCTTATTACTATTGCAGTAGCTCGTACTCGTCCTGATGGAGAAATTGTAGTGATTGAAGGTGTTTTGACTGCTGCTGACCAATTTGGAGGTCCTGCATTTATACAAGATGCAACAGGTGGTATTGCCGTTTTTGATAATGGTTCTGGTCTCCATGATGGAACATATCCAATTGGACAAAGCCTTAGAATACAAGCTACTCGTTCTAGCTTCCAAAATCAAATTCAACTTGGTAATGTTACTTCTGTAACTGATTTGGGGGCTGGTACTCCAGTTACTCCTCAAGTAATTACACTTGACCAACTTGATGCTCATAGAGGGGAATTAATAACTATTTCAAATGCAGACTTTCCACAACCAGGAGATTTGCTTTTTGGTAATTCAAATTATACAGTAACTAATGGTGCAAACTCTGGAGCTGTTCGTATTGATGTTGATACTGACTTAGCTGGAGATGTAAATTATACACAACCAACTACTTGTGATGTAACAGGTGTAGTAGGATATTTCCAAACAGCACCACAATTATTACCTCGCTTTAGAACAGACTTGCCTTGTGCAACTCCTTATGTATCTTCTACAGCTTCTACATTTACTTCTTGTATTTCTGGAGCTAAAACATTAGAAGTTTCTGCTTTTAATATTGAGTGGTTTGGAGATAGTGGTAATAGTCCTGCTAGTTCGGATGCAGAGCAAAAAGATAGTGTAAAAGTAATTATCAAAGCAAATAATGCTGATATTTATACACTAGTAGAGATTGTAGATATTCCTCTTATGCAACAATTGGCTAATGAACTTACTGCCGAGACTGCTGATACATGGGATATTTTATTCTCAGATTTTGTTTCTAATCCTCCTCTAAATGGAACACAACAAAGAGTAGGATTTTTGTATAAGTCTAATGTAATTGACCCAATTTTTAGTTATGCAATGCTTCAAAGCATTCACCCAAGTTATAATGGTGGAGATGACTCTGCTCTTACAGGTTATCCTGCTGATAGAGATAGACTTTGGGCAAGTGGTCGTTTGCCATTTTGGATGCGTGCAAATGTTACCCTAAATGGTTCTAGTGAAGAAGTTGATTTTATTGTTATTCATGGACGTGCAAATAGTTCTTCAGATGCTCAAGGAAGATATGATATGCGCCGTTATGATGTAACTGTCTTGGAAGATTCTATCCGTAATAATAGTATGCTTATTGGTAAGAAAATCATTTTAGCAGGAGATTATAATGATGATGTAGATGTTACAGTCGCTGATATTCCTTCTACACTTACTTCTTTTGATGCTTTTACTACTCGCCCTACTGATTATACAATTGTTTCAGAAGCATTGAGCTTGGCAGGTCGTCGTTCGTATGTTTTCCGTGAAAATATGATTGACCATATTACAGCTTCTAATGAATTAGCCTCTGGTTATATTCCTAACTCTGTAAGTGTTGGTTATGAGTTTTATGACGGAGATTATACAAGTACAGTTTCAGACCACTTCTTAGTGTCTGCTCGTTTCGAAATTGTTCCTATTGCTTCTTGTAATTTTGTAGCAACTGCAAATAGTAGTAGCCAAATTACATTAGACTGGACAGATAGCACAAATATAGAAAACAGTTATGTAGTAGAAATGTCTTTAGATGGTACAACAGGGTGGACAGCTATTACAGGCTCTCCTTTTGCAACTAATAGCATTAATGCTGTTGTTACAGGTCTGAATGCAAGTACACAGTATTTCTTCCGTGTTCGTGCTGAAGAATCTGCAAGTAATTTCTCTGAATGGGTGTTTGCAAATGCAACTACGTTAGCTTTACCTCCAACTCCTCCAACTGTGGTTACACTTTCTCCAGTAGATGATGCTACAAACGTAGCTATTACAACAGATCTTGTAGTTACTTTTGATAGAAATATACAAGCAGGAACAGGAAATATTACAGTTACTGACGGAACGACACCACTTACATTTCCTATCGCTGGTAATGCTGATGCAACAGTTACTATATCAAATGATGAGTTAAGTATAGATTTGACAGCTAATTTATTAAATAACACAAGCTATGATGTTCTTATTGATGCTGGTGCAGTAGAAGAAGCTGGTACAGGTGCTGATTTTGCTGGTCTTGTTGCTGGAAACTGGAATTTTACAACTGTTGCTACTACTACAGGTGGTGGTGGTGGAACTACCTCGGTAGGCACACCAACCAATTTTGATGCAATAGCTATTTCTACTTCTCAAATAAATCTTACTTGGACTGCCGTAACAGGTGCAGCAGGTTATGTTCTTTACAGAGATAATGTAGTAGTGGCTACATTAGGAAATGTCGCTTCTTTTGAAGATACAGGCTTAAATGCTGATACGTTTTATAGTTATAAGCTTGTAGCTACAAATGGTAATGTTCAGTCTGACCCAATACAAACAAATGCACGTACTTTCCCTACAGCACCTTCTGTAATTTCTGTAATAAACGCTTGTGCAGGAAGTACAGGAATTATGAACGTAAGCTCCACAGGTGTAGTATATCGTATTTATTCAGATTCTATCTCAACAACTCCATTGTTTGAAATAGATAATAATGAAATTGTTACTCCTGTCCTTACTCAAACAACTACTTTCTATGTAAGTGTACTTAGTAATGGTTTGGAAAGTGAGCGTACTGCAATTGAAGTAGTTGTAAATGCTTTACCTACTGCAAATATCCTTGAAGAAAGTATTTTCTCTTGTGCTGCTACTGCAACTCTTACAGCAGAAGAAGTAACAGGAGCTACTTACACTTGGTTATTAAACGGTACTTCTCTTGAAACTACTACTGCTTCTTCTTTTGAAGTAACTCGTTCTGGTAATTATCAAGTAAGAGTAACTTTAAATGGTTGTTCTACTACATCAGGTTTTACTTCTGTTCGTTTAAACTTTGTGCCTTTAGCAGAGATTAATCAAGGTACATTAGTTCGTGCTTGTAATGATTCTGTTCTGCTTACTGCAAAAGATGCAGGAACTGATGCAACTTACGAGTGGGTTAGTAATAATGTCGTGCTTGGAAATACAGCTTCTGTTTCAGTTTCTGAATCTGGAAATTATACATTGAGAGTAACTCAAAATGGCTGTACTGCTACCGACGAAATTACAGTAGAAATTACTACATTTAATTCAAACGTTACTGTTTTGGCTTCTAAAACTGATTTCTGCCCAACTGAAGAAGTAACTCTAAGCGTAGAAAACCCAGAAACAGATGTTACTTATACGTGGATGCGTAATGGTAGAAGTGTTAATGTTATGGGAGCTGAATATACAACTTCTAACCAAGGAGAATATAGCGTACAGGTTTCTAAAAATAATTGTACAGTTCGTTCTTCTGAATCAGTTACTATTAAGCGTATCGCTTTAGAGCCAGTTTATTTACGTATAAATGATGATGTTTTATCAGTAGAATCTATTACTCCAATTACAAATGTAGTTTGGTTCTTAGATAACGAGGAAAACACAGCTCTTGAAGGTCAAATGAGCTTTACGCCAGATGTAACAGGTTATTACTCTGCTCGTGTTACATTTGATACAGGTTGTGAAAATACTACTCGTACAGCATATTACAAAGTGCCTGATGTTGTTACAGGAGAAGAAGAAATAATTGATGTAGAAACAATTGTTTATCCAAATCCAAGTAATACAGGTATTTTCAGAGTTCAACTTTCTAGCTCAATTGTTTCTGATGTTACTTTTACGGTTACAGATAATATCGGTCGTGTTTTGGAGAGCAAAACTATAAAAGCAAATGAAACTTCAGCACTTCAAACAATTGATTTGAGTCAATATGCAGCAGGAATGTATGCTCTTACTATTGACACAGAACAAGGAACTGTTATTAAGAAAATTATCATTGAATAA
- a CDS encoding RsmD family RNA methyltransferase, with protein sequence MQTRLSLSENYPNYHRLLETDIQNFIELHKHKEITQTLLNLPKEYQELRIEIGNQIKSLQKSKSKLSLWYDSDKVIFPPSLSIEQASSEITANYKADLLNSDSTINLENQTLVDLTGGMGVDSFYFSKIVGKVIYIEQNELLASIAKHNFEKLGAENIEVICNNSEVFLEEARNNNTVFDWIYLDPARRDNIQKKVFLLEDCQPNMVEVWEVFKKVGAKWLLKTAPLLDIQLVLNRLTNIEKVVVVALQNECKEVLYQLDSSQKSFDNEKIKISAINLHSKNLKIQNYQEIQIESFEFSLLQEKEVLIDYNKKNEIQGYLYEPSAALMKAGAFKSITKKYELNKLSINTHLYVSQERKENFVGKIFKIAEVVSFSKKEVKRKFGKAGFNVVVRNFPMSVKELRKQFSISEGDNQFLFFTTFTSKSKDEKIVILCEKIKS encoded by the coding sequence ATGCAAACTCGTTTATCACTATCAGAAAACTACCCAAACTATCACAGGTTATTAGAAACTGATATTCAAAATTTTATAGAGTTACATAAGCATAAAGAAATTACTCAAACGCTTCTTAATCTTCCAAAAGAGTATCAAGAGTTACGAATAGAAATAGGAAATCAAATAAAATCACTTCAAAAGTCAAAGTCAAAGTTATCTCTTTGGTATGACTCTGATAAAGTTATTTTTCCTCCTTCTTTGTCCATCGAACAAGCTTCTTCTGAAATTACAGCAAACTATAAAGCAGATTTATTGAATAGTGATTCTACAATAAATTTAGAAAATCAAACCCTTGTAGATTTGACAGGAGGAATGGGAGTTGATAGTTTTTATTTTTCTAAGATAGTAGGAAAAGTGATTTATATAGAGCAAAATGAACTTTTGGCAAGTATAGCAAAACACAATTTTGAGAAACTAGGAGCAGAAAACATTGAAGTTATTTGTAATAATTCAGAAGTTTTTTTAGAAGAAGCTAGAAATAACAATACAGTTTTTGATTGGATTTATCTTGACCCTGCTCGTAGAGATAACATACAAAAAAAAGTATTTTTATTGGAAGATTGTCAGCCAAATATGGTTGAAGTATGGGAAGTATTTAAGAAAGTAGGAGCAAAGTGGCTTCTCAAAACAGCACCTTTATTAGATATTCAGTTAGTATTGAATAGGCTGACAAATATAGAAAAAGTAGTGGTTGTGGCACTCCAAAATGAATGTAAAGAAGTTCTATATCAGTTGGATAGCTCTCAAAAAAGCTTTGATAACGAAAAAATAAAAATAAGTGCCATAAACTTACACTCCAAAAATCTAAAAATCCAAAATTATCAAGAAATTCAAATTGAGAGTTTTGAATTTTCTTTACTTCAAGAAAAAGAAGTTTTGATAGATTATAACAAAAAAAATGAAATTCAAGGCTATCTGTATGAACCTAGTGCAGCTCTCATGAAAGCAGGAGCATTTAAGAGCATTACCAAAAAATATGAGTTGAACAAACTCTCAATCAATACACATCTTTATGTCTCACAAGAGCGAAAAGAAAATTTTGTAGGTAAAATATTTAAAATAGCAGAAGTAGTTTCTTTTTCTAAGAAAGAAGTTAAAAGAAAATTTGGTAAGGCAGGGTTTAATGTCGTTGTTCGTAATTTTCCTATGTCAGTAAAAGAATTAAGAAAACAATTTTCTATTTCAGAGGGAGACAATCAATTTCTTTTTTTTACGACGTTTACTTCAAAATCTAAAGATGAGAAAATTGTGATTCTGTGTGAGAAGATAAAGTCTTAA